A DNA window from Vigna unguiculata cultivar IT97K-499-35 chromosome 10, ASM411807v1, whole genome shotgun sequence contains the following coding sequences:
- the LOC114165130 gene encoding tetraspanin-3-like yields the protein MVVSLVGFIGACYRNKFQMRLYLVVMFVVIAVLIDFIIFAYVVTNKGSGWRVMNRAYLEYYLEDYWKIGSCIKDSHVCVRMGRTINGVCETAEMFYVRHLTPIQVP from the exons ATGGTGGTGTCCCTGGTGGGTTTCATCGGCGCGTGTTACCGAAACAAGTTTCAGATGCGGCTGTACCTGGTGGTGATGTTCGTGGTGATTGCGGTCTTgatcgacttcatcatattcgCGTACGTAGTGACAAACAAAGGGTCGGGTTGGAGGGTGATGAACCGGGCGTATTTGGAGTACTACTTGGAGGACTATTGGAAGATAGGGTCATGCATTAAGGATTCCCATGTGTGTGTGAGGATGGGGAGAACCATTAATGGAGTTTGTGAAACGGCTGAAATGTTCTACGTTAGACACCTCACACCTATTCAG GTTCCATAG